Within the Catalinimonas niigatensis genome, the region TGAAGATGACTATGTCAGGACATTAGCGCCTGAGGATATTAAATGGTACGCGTTGATGGAAAGTGAAACCATTTATTTTTGCCAAAAGGAAAAGAAAGTGGCTGAGAGCAGCCTATAAAGACTGTTTTAAACATCGCACATAAAGTAATTTATCCATGAAAGTACTCATACTGGCAGGAGGATTTGGCACACGCCTGAGCGAAGAAACCCATCTCATCCCAAAACCTATGGTGGAGATTGGCGGACGTCCTATGCTGTGGCATATCATGAAAATTTATTCTACCTATGGGTTTAATGATTTTATCATCCTCTTGGGTTACAAAGGCTATGTCATTAAAGAATATTTTGCTAATTATTTTTTACATGAGAATGATGTGACCATTGACATTGCCAACAATAAAATTGAAACCCATAGCCAAAATAATGTGGAACCCTGGAAGGTAACACTGGTCAATACAGGCATTAATACCATGACAGGTGGCAGGCTAAAGCGGGCACTCCCTTATCTAAATGATGGACAACCTTTTATGTTTACTTACGGTGATGGTGTCTGCAATGTAGATATCCAAGCGCTGGTAAGTTTTCATAAACAACATGATAAGCTGATTACCATGACGGCAGTGCAGCCGGAAGGACGCTTTGGAGCCATGAAAATAGGTGATGATATGGCGGTAAATAGTTTTGAAGAGAAACCTGAGGGAGAAGGCGGCTGGATCAATGGCGGCTTCTTTGTATGCCAACCTAAAGTATTGGACTACATCAAAGGGGATGAAACCATGTTTGAAAGAGAACCTTTAAACATGCTGGTGCGTGACAGACAATTGGTAGCCTATAAGCATAAAGACTTCTGGCAATGCATGGATACCCTTAGGGATAAGCGAATGCTGGAAAGCATGTGGGAAGAGGAAAATCCTCGCTGGAAAATCTGGTAACGCTAAAAAATATGAGTAAAAACCTATTAATCACCGGAGGACTGGGAAATCTGGGCAGTTGGCTGACTGACTATTTTTGCCGCTATACAGATATGAAGGTATATGTGCTGGCCAGCCAGCAAAGACCGATCCTTCAGGATTTGGATTTCACTTTCATTGCCTGTGATATTGCGGACACATCCTCCTGCCAGCAAGCTTTGAGTAAATATACTTTTGATGTGGTAATCCATACTGCCAGCGTCAATGATTTTTTTAAGGAGAACTTTGCCTACGATGCACTGATTGTCAATGCACTGGGTACCAGAAACCTGCTGAATTATTTCAAAGATAAGAATCTTGAAAATTTTATTTACTTCTCCACTTTTCAGGTCTATGGGCAAAGAAGCGGACTAATTACGGAGGAAACCCCTGCCGAACCAAAGAACGATTACGGCAGCACCCATCTTTTTGCAGAATATTATGTCAAGCAATTCCATAGTACGCATAAAGTACCTTACACCATATTCAGGCTGACCAATAGTTATGGTTGCCCTAAGGATCATGATTCATCCAAATGGTATCTTGTGCTGAATGATCTGTCCCGCATGGCTGCGACCGAAGGTCAGATTGTACTTAAATCCAATGGGCAGGCGACCCGGGATTTTATCTGGATGGGAGATGTATGTAAGATCGTACACGAAGCTCTTAAACGCCCTGCCCCTCATGACACCTTCAATATTGCTGGTGAACAGACCTACACCATGCTGTATGTAGCACAGCAGGTACAGGAGGCTTATCGGGAAATGTATGGGAAAGCTTTACTGATCAAAATCAACGAAGAAGACAAATCTGCCTATCCTGATGACTTGCAGGTAAGTGCAAAAAAGCTACAAAGCTGTTACGAATATGAGTTGCAGGTTCGTTTCAAGGAAGAGGCGAAAAATATCTTTAAAATGTTAAATCAATCTTAATGAAAATTTTTGTTACCGGACACAACGGATACATCGGAGCCCATCTGGTAGGCTTACTGAAAGCCAAAGGACATGAAGTAACCGCTTGTGATATCAATCTCTACGAAGACTGTGCCTGGGAAGCCTACGAAAAACCAGACCATGAGTTGATCAAAGATGTGCGGAATGTCAGTGAAAACGATTTGAAGGGGCATAATGCAGTCATGCATCTGGCAGCGCTCTCCAATGACCCTATGGGCGACATTGATCCTGAGCTTACTTATCAGATCAACCTGGAGGGAAGTGTTCGGCTGGCCGAATTAGCAAAAAAAGCCGGAGTGACCCGTTTTCTCTTTGCCAGTAGTTGTTCTATCTATGGAAAAGGAGCCAAACTGGATATGGACGAAAATGATCCGGTCAATCCCCTGACGGCTTATGCCAAATCCAAAATTGAGTCAGAAAAACGGATCAGTGCTATGGCTGATGAGCATTTTTCACCAGTATTTCTGCGCAATGCTACCGCTTATGGCTATTCGCCCATGCTGCGCATTGATCTGGTAGTCAATAATTTATTGGCCTGTGCTGTTTCCAAAGGAAATATTGCCATCAAAAGCGATGGATCACCTTGGCGACCGCTGATCCACTGCAAAGACATTGCGCATGCATTTATTGCGCTGGCAGAAGCACCCAGAGAAAAAATGCATAACCGTATCATCAATATCGGAGCCAATACTGAAAACTATCAGGTGCGCGATGTGGCCGACCAGGTGCAACAACTGCTGCCGGAGGCTGAAATTGTCTACACCGGAGAGGTAGGTGAAGATCCAAGAAACTATAAAGTGAATTTTGACCTCCTTTACTCACTCTTACCTGATTTTGAGTTAGAATATAATCTGCAAAAAGGTATGCAGGAACTTTACAATAAGTTGGTTGAGCACCAATTTTCAGCGGCTGATTTTGACGGTGATCAGTTTGTCAGGCTCAGAACCTTGGCCAAACGGCTGGATTTGATTCAGTAGAATCTTACTGAACAAAAAACTGATAGCGATATTTAACTTCAAGTAAACTGAACGCTTAACCCCGAACCAAAGAACTGAACGTATGATTTTTACAGAAACCAAACTGGCAGGAGCTTATATCATTGATCTCAAAAAGATAGAAGATGAAAGAGGTTTCTTTTCCAGGGCTTTTTGTGCCAATGAATATAGAGAGCATGGCCTTAATCCCAACGTTGCACAAGCCAATTTATCCCGATCAGAAGAAAAATATACCTTGAGAGGTTTTCATTATCAGGTAGAAGGGGCTGAAGAAGCTAAGACAGTAAGGTGTATCAAAGGTAAAATTCTGGATGTCATCATAGACCTGCGCAAAGACTCGCCTACTTACTGCCAGCACATTGCCGTAGAGCTTTCTGAAGAAAATCACAGGGCACTATACGTACCAGAGCACTTTGCTCATTCATTTATCACACTGGAAGCACATTCTGAAGTGTACTATCTGGTGTCTAATTTTTATGCCCCTGGCAAAGAAAGAGGTATTCGCTGGAATGATCCCAGCTTTAATATTGAGTGGCCTACTCAGCATCCGATAGTTTCTGAGAAAGATCAGAAGCATCCTGATTTTCAGCGATAAAAAAAGCCAGCCTCCACTTGAAGGCTGGCTTTAAACCACAAAAAGAGTAAAACCAAAATTAACTTAGTTCTTCTAATAAGGATTCTGCTTTACGCATCTGTTCCTCTTGCATATCTTTGATATCCGCCACTACACCAGCGGTAATAGGGTTATCCCCTTTTGTTATAAGCTCATTTAAGCGTTCGGTATTTTCCTTGTACTCATCAATAACTTTTGTCACATAAGCTTCGTCAAATTGCTCTTGTGGCAGGCTATCTATACTGTCAATTTTCATTTTCTGATCCACACCAATAGCTTCCGGTAAATTAGTGTTGGTAGCTTGTGCCAGCTCTTCCAGTTTTATTCTCATCTCTTCCTCTGCATCTACAATTGACTGTGCTAAATCACGTACAGATTCTGAATTTGTAGCATTGATAGCGAGCGCTCCCATATGATATTGTAGCCGGTTATTCATATAAGCTAACAAGACCAAATCAACCGGTTCAGCTGCCACTTCTTCATCAGCATCTTCTACAATAATTGAATCAGCCTGTGCTTCTTCCGCCTGGCTTGCCTCGTTTGTATTTGTAGCATTATCACAAGCACTAAGCATGAAAATTACTAAAAAGGAGCTGAAAATATAAACAAATATTGTCTTTTTCATAGTTAAAAAAATTTTTTTTGTTTCAATTATTAAACACGCACTACTACTAAATGTTCCCGCTAATTGATTGGGTATTGATTGGAACCGGGGTATAAGGCCCCTTTTGCAGGAAAAAATATTTGATCAGGCCGTAACCATAACCTAGAAAAACACTGGCTGCCATCAAAATGCTTAGACAAGCCACTTTCAGGGATTGGTAACGCACAAATGATTCTGTAAAAACCAACAAAGCATAAACTATTAATGCAGACAACATCAACAAGCTCCAACTAGGGTTCAAAAGCAATAGAACCAGCATGATAAGCAAATAGGCATAAGCAAGTAAAGGAAGGATATGAATTAACTTAAAACTTTCGGGATAAATACGGTAAAGGTTGATGCGTGACTTTCCAAACCAAACCATTTGTTTGAAAAAACTACTAACAGTCTGCTTGCGCTTGTGGTACACATAAGCATCAGGGATCAAGCCAGTCTTGAAGCCTAATTTCTGAATACGGATACTCAATTCTATATCTTCTCCACAGTTGGGAAGCGCATAGCCTCCCGTTTTTTTATATACCTCACGTGACATACCCATGTTGAAACTCCGTGGATAGTAAGTTCCTGCTGTTTTCCTTCTGCCTCTGGTACCCGCGGTGGTCAGATAAGAAGTAAGGGCAAAATCCGCCGCTTTTTGTACGGCTGTAAAAGAGGAATGGGCTTTGTCAGGCCCTCCATAAGCATCTAAAAAATTACTTTGTAAATGATCATAAACACTTTGAAGATAGTGCTGGGGAATGATGATGTCAGAATCCAGAATAATCAGATAATCACCTTTTGCTTTCTCTAAACCGTAATTACGCGAAAAACCCTGCCCATCATTCCCTCTGAGATAGTAACGGATATCCAGGCGATTCTCAAAAGAAGCCACTACCTGATCGGATTTGATTTCCGACCCGCTTTCTACCACGATGACTTCAAAATGAGCGTAGGTTTGCTGGCTTAATCCTTGCAGTACCACCTGCATATCTTCCGGCCGATTAAAGACCGGGATGATGAGGGAAAAAAACATGTCAGAATACTTTATTGCGCGGATAACTTATTTTTTCAGAAATGATATAATCGTTCTTTTTACCAGTATTCATGGTGATCATTTCGGCCACAAAACCTGCCATAAAAAGCTGTACACCTACAATTACTGCTACCAAAGCTAAAAAGAACAAAGGCTGGTCAGTTACTTCGCGTGCATACAACTGGTACTGAAGCTTGTAGACTTTATCTATGATCAAACCCAAAGCTACTATAATCCCGAAAAAAAAGCTCAGTGTACCCATCGTTCCAAAAAAGTGCATAGGTCTTTTCTTGAATTTTGAGACAAAAGAGATGGAAAGAAGGTCCAGAAAACCAAAAATAAACCTTTCCAGACCAAATTTAGAATTGCCGTACTTACGTGCCCGGTGTTCTACTACCTTCTCTCCTATGCGGTCAAAACCGTGGCGCTTGGCAAGCATGGGAATGTAGCGGTGCATCTCACCATAGAGTTCCAGGTTTTTGACAACTTGCACATCATAAGATTTCAGTCCACAGTTAAAGTCATGCAACTTGATTCCTGATATTTTTCTGGTTACAAAGTTGAAAAAAAGAGAAGGGATCGTTTTACTGATCGGATCATGGCGTTCCTTCTTCCAACCTGAAATCAGGTCATAGCCTTCTTTTTTGATCAGGCGGTAAAGCTCAGGTATTTCATCGGGGCTATCCTGTAGGTCGGCGTCCATGGTAATCACTACTTCCCCTTTGGCTTCTTCAAAACCGGTATGCAGCGCCGCAGATTTTCCATAATTCCGGTTAAAACGAATACCTTCCACATTGGGATTTTCTTTGGCTATTTCCATGATCACTTCCCAGGAGCGGTCACGGCTGCCATCATCAATCAGCAGAATTTCATACCTAAAATCATGTTTGAGCATAACTTCTTTGATCCAACGACATAATTCAGGAAGCGACTCTTCTTCGTTAAGAAGAGGGATAACTACTGAAATATCTTTCCGCTGCGTAAATTCCATTATCTAAAATCTGTTGCTGGTTTCTTTTTTACAATAAGTCCGATAATCATAGCTAGCACTGCTCCTCCAAGTATACTGGTGTAAAGAAAACTTAGCAGGAGATTATTCACACTAAATGAATTATCTGACTCTAATTCTGCTACCATCTCATCTATGGTTTGATCATCTGCCCCAAACCTTTCCATCATGGAAGCTGATTGATTGATGATGGACTCTTGTATTTGAGCAGGAAGTTCGGGAGTCAGCAGGTGATATTGCACAATACTATATAGCGTAGATAAAGCTCCGGCAATCACAATGATCAGCCAGGTAGACATAAAAGCATCCTTGAATACTAAAATTCCATCGTTTTCTGCACGCAGTTGATACCCGGCATATAGCAATATACCAATGGTGATCCCAAAATTCAGAAACCCTATCCACCAGGCACTGGCCAGGAGGGTATAGTCTATCAGAATGATAGCTGCAGAAACAACAATACTAAATATACCTAGTATCAACCCGTATTTAAGATCGTGATTCATTATTCATTCATTTATTAATAACCACCGGGCTCCTCCGCATTATTACTGAAACAATAATGGTCACGAAGAAACCTACTAATAATTTCTTTTTCAAAAATTCATTTTGTGCTAACTTTATAGGAGATATTCTTTGGTTTTCAACTATTAACATGTTGAAAATATTTTCATCAAACTGTTCTATATATGTCTCTTTATTAGTGCGTAATTGTTCATCCATTATCTCTTTGTAAGAGTTTAACAGATCATAATTGAAATAAGTCAAATAAACATACATAGAAATAGAGGTAATTAATCCTATGATAATTACGGTAAGAATCCCGATAGTAATCCCCTGCAAAAAATGAAGAATATTAGAATTATATGATATTCTAAATTCTCTTATGCTAAATATGATAAAAACCAGCAAGATGATTGAGTTTACAAAAAAATCTAAGTGGTTTGGTACAAGAGGATTCTCTCCAAGCAAGTAAACTACAAAAAACAAGATAATGGATAAAACTCCTCCTACCACTCCATATTTGAAAGGTACCAACAGGTAAGGGTTTTGAAAGATATTACTTTTGGCCATTATCTTATAAATCCGTCCAGTAGAGGTCCTGATAAAATGTACCCCAAACCTTCCCTTTTAGTTCCTTGTCCCAGAATGGAGAATTTTTAGACTTTGACTTATTGGAACTACCATTTAATTTCCACCGCGTATCCAGGTCAAATAAGGTAATATTAGCTTTGGCTCCTTCTTCAATGGCAGGCTGATCGCTTCTCAATAAAGCCCTAGGCGCAGCAGTTATTTTTTCCAATAAGGAATCCTGAAGCATATCCTGGGAAAAGACATGATTAAGAATCGGCAGTACGGTTTGCAAACCGGTCATTCCAAAGGCTGCCATTTCAAATTCGCACTTCTTACTTTCTTCATCATGAGGCTGATGTGAGGATACGATGACATCTATGGTTCCATCTTTTACGCCTTCAATGAGTGCCTGTCGGTCCGCTTCGGTCCTCAAGGGTGGGTTTACCCGCAGATTGGTATCAAAATCAGCCAGGGCTTCATCCGTAAAATAAAGCTGATGCGCTGCCACATCGCAGCTTACCGCTAATCCTTTTTGCTTGGCTTCTCTTATTAATCTGACTGAGTCCTGGGACGAAATATTGCTGAAATGCAAACGAGGCGATGCTCCTACTGACATTTCAGCTACGTATTCCAGCAAGCGCAAGTCTCTTTCAATAGCAAGCGTCTCTGCCAGCACGGGCATGCCTTTCATGCCTAAAATGGTGCTTTGCAATCCTTCATGCATATCCCCATATTTGTTCAGATGCATATCTTCCGGACGGTTGATGAGTAAACTGTCCATCTTCTGCATGTATTGCAGTGCTTTCAGCATCACCTGCGTATGCCAGAGTGCATTCAGTCCGTCCGAAAAAGCAACAGCTCCCGCATAGTGCAGATCTATCATTTCTGTGAGTTCTTCTCCCTTGGTATCACGGGTCACTGCAGCTATCGGATGTATCTTGACCGGTTTTCCGGTAACTTCCTTCAAATAGCGAATCTCACTTTTGGTCTGTATTACCGGCTGGGTATTGGGCAGTAGAGCCACTTCGGTAAAGCCTCCCGCCATTGCGGCGGCAGTACCGCTTTGAATATCTTCTTTATGCTCCTCTCCCGGGTCACTAAAACTTGCCTGCATGTCAAACCACCCTACCGAAACCAGCTTACCTTGAGCATCAATCTCCTGGGTACCAGGTTTTAGATCAAGAACATCTCCTGAAGCTACAAGTTTCTTGATGATGCCCTCTTCAATCAGGATATCTACTTCTTTTTGATGAAATGGAGAACTTTTATGAATAAGCCTAACAG harbors:
- a CDS encoding DUF4199 domain-containing protein is translated as MNHDLKYGLILGIFSIVVSAAIILIDYTLLASAWWIGFLNFGITIGILLYAGYQLRAENDGILVFKDAFMSTWLIIVIAGALSTLYSIVQYHLLTPELPAQIQESIINQSASMMERFGADDQTIDEMVAELESDNSFSVNNLLLSFLYTSILGGAVLAMIIGLIVKKKPATDFR
- a CDS encoding NAD-dependent epimerase/dehydratase family protein is translated as MSKNLLITGGLGNLGSWLTDYFCRYTDMKVYVLASQQRPILQDLDFTFIACDIADTSSCQQALSKYTFDVVIHTASVNDFFKENFAYDALIVNALGTRNLLNYFKDKNLENFIYFSTFQVYGQRSGLITEETPAEPKNDYGSTHLFAEYYVKQFHSTHKVPYTIFRLTNSYGCPKDHDSSKWYLVLNDLSRMAATEGQIVLKSNGQATRDFIWMGDVCKIVHEALKRPAPHDTFNIAGEQTYTMLYVAQQVQEAYREMYGKALLIKINEEDKSAYPDDLQVSAKKLQSCYEYELQVRFKEEAKNIFKMLNQS
- a CDS encoding dihydroorotase, which translates into the protein MKVLLRSVRLIHKSSPFHQKEVDILIEEGIIKKLVASGDVLDLKPGTQEIDAQGKLVSVGWFDMQASFSDPGEEHKEDIQSGTAAAMAGGFTEVALLPNTQPVIQTKSEIRYLKEVTGKPVKIHPIAAVTRDTKGEELTEMIDLHYAGAVAFSDGLNALWHTQVMLKALQYMQKMDSLLINRPEDMHLNKYGDMHEGLQSTILGMKGMPVLAETLAIERDLRLLEYVAEMSVGASPRLHFSNISSQDSVRLIREAKQKGLAVSCDVAAHQLYFTDEALADFDTNLRVNPPLRTEADRQALIEGVKDGTIDVIVSSHQPHDEESKKCEFEMAAFGMTGLQTVLPILNHVFSQDMLQDSLLEKITAAPRALLRSDQPAIEEGAKANITLFDLDTRWKLNGSSNKSKSKNSPFWDKELKGKVWGTFYQDLYWTDL
- a CDS encoding DUF4142 domain-containing protein — its product is MKKTIFVYIFSSFLVIFMLSACDNATNTNEASQAEEAQADSIIVEDADEEVAAEPVDLVLLAYMNNRLQYHMGALAINATNSESVRDLAQSIVDAEEEMRIKLEELAQATNTNLPEAIGVDQKMKIDSIDSLPQEQFDEAYVTKVIDEYKENTERLNELITKGDNPITAGVVADIKDMQEEQMRKAESLLEELS
- a CDS encoding glycosyltransferase family 2 protein, whose amino-acid sequence is MEFTQRKDISVVIPLLNEEESLPELCRWIKEVMLKHDFRYEILLIDDGSRDRSWEVIMEIAKENPNVEGIRFNRNYGKSAALHTGFEEAKGEVVITMDADLQDSPDEIPELYRLIKKEGYDLISGWKKERHDPISKTIPSLFFNFVTRKISGIKLHDFNCGLKSYDVQVVKNLELYGEMHRYIPMLAKRHGFDRIGEKVVEHRARKYGNSKFGLERFIFGFLDLLSISFVSKFKKRPMHFFGTMGTLSFFFGIIVALGLIIDKVYKLQYQLYAREVTDQPLFFLALVAVIVGVQLFMAGFVAEMITMNTGKKNDYIISEKISYPRNKVF
- a CDS encoding glycosyltransferase, giving the protein MFFSLIIPVFNRPEDMQVVLQGLSQQTYAHFEVIVVESGSEIKSDQVVASFENRLDIRYYLRGNDGQGFSRNYGLEKAKGDYLIILDSDIIIPQHYLQSVYDHLQSNFLDAYGGPDKAHSSFTAVQKAADFALTSYLTTAGTRGRRKTAGTYYPRSFNMGMSREVYKKTGGYALPNCGEDIELSIRIQKLGFKTGLIPDAYVYHKRKQTVSSFFKQMVWFGKSRINLYRIYPESFKLIHILPLLAYAYLLIMLVLLLLNPSWSLLMLSALIVYALLVFTESFVRYQSLKVACLSILMAASVFLGYGYGLIKYFFLQKGPYTPVPINTQSISGNI
- the rfbC gene encoding dTDP-4-dehydrorhamnose 3,5-epimerase; amino-acid sequence: MIFTETKLAGAYIIDLKKIEDERGFFSRAFCANEYREHGLNPNVAQANLSRSEEKYTLRGFHYQVEGAEEAKTVRCIKGKILDVIIDLRKDSPTYCQHIAVELSEENHRALYVPEHFAHSFITLEAHSEVYYLVSNFYAPGKERGIRWNDPSFNIEWPTQHPIVSEKDQKHPDFQR
- a CDS encoding NAD-dependent epimerase/dehydratase family protein; translated protein: MKIFVTGHNGYIGAHLVGLLKAKGHEVTACDINLYEDCAWEAYEKPDHELIKDVRNVSENDLKGHNAVMHLAALSNDPMGDIDPELTYQINLEGSVRLAELAKKAGVTRFLFASSCSIYGKGAKLDMDENDPVNPLTAYAKSKIESEKRISAMADEHFSPVFLRNATAYGYSPMLRIDLVVNNLLACAVSKGNIAIKSDGSPWRPLIHCKDIAHAFIALAEAPREKMHNRIINIGANTENYQVRDVADQVQQLLPEAEIVYTGEVGEDPRNYKVNFDLLYSLLPDFELEYNLQKGMQELYNKLVEHQFSAADFDGDQFVRLRTLAKRLDLIQ
- the rfbF gene encoding glucose-1-phosphate cytidylyltransferase, encoding MKVLILAGGFGTRLSEETHLIPKPMVEIGGRPMLWHIMKIYSTYGFNDFIILLGYKGYVIKEYFANYFLHENDVTIDIANNKIETHSQNNVEPWKVTLVNTGINTMTGGRLKRALPYLNDGQPFMFTYGDGVCNVDIQALVSFHKQHDKLITMTAVQPEGRFGAMKIGDDMAVNSFEEKPEGEGGWINGGFFVCQPKVLDYIKGDETMFEREPLNMLVRDRQLVAYKHKDFWQCMDTLRDKRMLESMWEEENPRWKIW
- a CDS encoding DUF4199 domain-containing protein, giving the protein MVPFKYGVVGGVLSIILFFVVYLLGENPLVPNHLDFFVNSIILLVFIIFSIREFRISYNSNILHFLQGITIGILTVIIIGLITSISMYVYLTYFNYDLLNSYKEIMDEQLRTNKETYIEQFDENIFNMLIVENQRISPIKLAQNEFLKKKLLVGFFVTIIVSVIMRRSPVVINK